One window of Fusobacterium sp. SYSU M8D902 genomic DNA carries:
- a CDS encoding phosphate/phosphite/phosphonate ABC transporter substrate-binding protein has translation MWKRLSVFLVFLVAILFAFTGCGDKKDPKTLKLGFVPLIDGDKLIESTAPLADVLSKAIGKKVEIVTATNYVGIVEGISASKIDFGIIPPFAYVLANKESNAQVILKAKNKKGQSFYRSEFFVNKDSGIKSVEDLKGKKVAFVDPSSSSGYLYPGAFLKKNGIDLEKDIQVVYSGGHDKSLQLLLNKDVDAIAVYEGAREKYQKEFDGIMEQTEVLCYSDNIPYISVTVRGDMTPELKEKIKEGLLKGLNGEDGKKLTIELFSLYGFEEAQDSDYEGIRTTAELMNIDLRK, from the coding sequence ATGTGGAAAAGATTAAGTGTCTTTTTGGTTTTTTTGGTTGCAATTTTATTTGCTTTTACAGGGTGTGGTGATAAGAAGGATCCTAAAACTCTAAAATTGGGTTTTGTTCCTCTTATAGATGGTGATAAACTTATTGAATCAACAGCTCCACTTGCTGATGTTTTAAGTAAGGCAATAGGTAAAAAAGTAGAGATAGTCACAGCTACAAACTATGTGGGAATAGTTGAAGGAATCAGTGCTTCAAAGATAGATTTTGGAATTATTCCACCATTTGCATATGTGTTGGCTAACAAAGAAAGTAATGCTCAAGTAATTTTAAAAGCTAAGAATAAAAAGGGACAATCTTTTTATCGTTCTGAGTTCTTTGTAAATAAAGATAGTGGAATAAAAAGTGTAGAGGATTTGAAAGGTAAAAAAGTAGCTTTTGTAGATCCTTCATCATCTTCTGGATACCTTTATCCAGGTGCATTTTTAAAGAAAAATGGAATAGATTTAGAAAAAGATATTCAGGTTGTATATAGTGGTGGGCATGATAAATCTTTACAACTATTATTAAATAAAGATGTAGATGCTATTGCTGTATATGAAGGTGCTAGAGAAAAATATCAAAAAGAGTTTGATGGAATAATGGAACAAACTGAGGTTCTATGTTATTCAGACAACATTCCATATATAAGTGTTACAGTGAGAGGAGATATGACTCCTGAATTAAAAGAGAAGATTAAAGAGGGGCTTCTAAAAGGGCTTAATGGAGAAGATGGAAAAAAATTAACAATAGAACTATTCAGCCTATATGGATTTGAAGAGGCTCAAGATAGTGATTACGAAGGAATAAGAACAACTGCAGAGTTGATGAATATTGATTTAAGAAAATAG
- the phnC gene encoding phosphonate ABC transporter ATP-binding protein, whose translation MLEIKNLVIEYKEVRAVDSVNLKVKSGEFIAVIGSSGSGKSSLMKSINLLVKPKSGSIKLDNKEMTDLSSKDLRLMRRKIGFIFQDYNLIDRLSVIENVLTGRLGYKSSLKSLLGIFSKEEYEKAQKALEKVGLLEKSFVRGSELSGGQKQRVAIAKVLVQEPNLILADEPVASLDINSSKIIIEYFKKINEEQGITVIINIHDVNIALKYADRIIALKKGKIVFDNKRSEITDDILRSIYEV comes from the coding sequence ATGCTTGAAATAAAAAATTTAGTTATAGAATACAAAGAGGTTAGAGCTGTAGATAGTGTTAATTTAAAAGTTAAATCTGGAGAGTTTATTGCTGTAATAGGTTCTTCTGGTAGTGGAAAATCTTCTTTGATGAAATCAATTAATCTTTTAGTAAAACCTAAAAGTGGAAGTATAAAATTGGATAATAAAGAGATGACAGATCTTTCCTCTAAAGATTTGAGATTAATGAGAAGAAAGATTGGATTTATATTTCAAGATTATAATTTAATCGACAGGTTATCTGTAATAGAGAATGTATTGACAGGAAGGCTTGGTTACAAGTCTTCCTTAAAATCTTTATTAGGAATTTTTTCTAAAGAGGAGTATGAGAAAGCTCAAAAAGCTCTTGAAAAAGTTGGACTTTTGGAGAAATCTTTTGTAAGAGGTAGTGAACTCTCTGGTGGACAAAAACAAAGAGTAGCTATTGCAAAAGTTTTAGTACAAGAACCCAATTTAATTTTAGCAGATGAGCCAGTAGCGAGTCTTGATATAAACAGTTCAAAAATTATTATAGAGTATTTTAAAAAGATAAATGAGGAGCAAGGGATAACAGTTATCATAAATATACATGATGTAAATATTGCTCTAAAGTATGCAGATAGAATAATTGCTTTGAAAAAAGGAAAGATAGTTTTTGACAATAAAAGGAGTGAAATAACTGATGATATCCTTAGAAGCATATATGAAGTCTAA
- the phnE gene encoding phosphonate ABC transporter, permease protein PhnE: MISLEAYMKSKRKENLKYFLIISISILILAYLIDTNIFIFIKGIPDMMNLLFRMIHPDLTYNETLMTALLETIEMSILGSSLGLFFSIPFIFVTAENIAPSRLLASLLNKFFSIIRTIPSLIWAAVLVSIFSIGKFSGTIALTIIGFLISQKLLRERIEEIKENELNSIEAVGANKIQIMYYSVIPNISKHVIAIFFLILESNIRSATILGFVGAGGIGQLMWTHLNHLKYNILATIIFILFFIIFIIDFLSLCMRRDIKIKLFQIKTLTTFKIVKILKKIVLFFIVYIFLKTINDYFSISFQRLIIGIIQGKNIFIRMLHPNFLYIPKMMSGIFESLYIALFATIISSILCLILSYFTACNSSKSKITSIFFKIFSNILRTFPPMIVAIIFFRGLGPGKFAGAMALIVYTTGSMTKIYSEIIENVNPNIEDSIKSTGATNVSVYCYALLKETFPSFIGVALYRLESNIRNSTILGIIGAGGIGTLLNMNIIWRNWENVGMMILVIGLMIGSIDTISRKIRMRMK, from the coding sequence ATGATATCCTTAGAAGCATATATGAAGTCTAAAAGAAAAGAGAATTTAAAATATTTTTTGATAATATCCATAAGCATTCTCATCTTAGCTTATCTTATTGATACAAATATATTTATCTTTATAAAAGGTATTCCAGATATGATGAACCTACTATTTAGAATGATTCATCCTGATCTAACATACAATGAAACATTGATGACAGCTTTACTAGAAACAATAGAGATGAGTATTTTGGGATCTAGTTTGGGACTTTTTTTCTCCATTCCCTTTATCTTTGTGACAGCTGAAAATATAGCTCCCTCTAGATTACTAGCTTCTCTGTTAAATAAGTTTTTTTCGATAATAAGGACTATTCCGAGCCTTATTTGGGCAGCAGTTCTTGTTAGTATCTTCAGTATAGGAAAGTTTTCTGGAACGATAGCTTTAACTATCATTGGTTTCTTAATATCTCAAAAACTTTTAAGAGAGAGAATTGAGGAGATAAAAGAAAATGAGCTAAACTCCATAGAGGCTGTTGGTGCTAACAAAATCCAAATAATGTATTACTCTGTAATTCCAAATATAAGTAAACATGTTATAGCTATTTTTTTCTTAATCTTAGAGAGTAATATCAGAAGTGCAACTATACTTGGATTTGTTGGTGCTGGTGGAATAGGACAACTTATGTGGACACATTTAAACCATTTAAAATACAATATTCTTGCCACAATCATATTTATACTGTTTTTTATAATATTTATTATAGATTTTTTAAGTCTATGTATGAGAAGAGATATAAAAATAAAGTTATTCCAAATAAAAACTTTGACAACTTTTAAAATTGTAAAAATTTTAAAAAAAATTGTTCTTTTTTTTATTGTGTATATCTTTTTAAAAACAATTAACGATTATTTTTCAATAAGTTTTCAAAGATTAATAATCGGTATTATACAGGGAAAAAACATCTTTATAAGGATGTTACATCCTAATTTTCTATACATTCCAAAAATGATGAGTGGTATATTTGAAAGTTTGTATATAGCTCTATTTGCTACAATCATATCAAGTATACTCTGCTTAATTTTAAGCTATTTCACAGCTTGTAATAGTTCTAAGAGTAAGATAACATCTATTTTCTTTAAGATCTTTTCAAATATCCTTAGAACATTTCCTCCTATGATTGTAGCGATCATCTTTTTTAGAGGATTGGGACCAGGTAAATTTGCTGGAGCTATGGCACTTATTGTCTATACTACAGGTAGTATGACTAAAATATACAGTGAAATCATAGAAAACGTCAACCCTAATATTGAAGATAGTATTAAATCTACAGGTGCTACAAATGTAAGTGTTTATTGTTATGCTCTTTTAAAAGAGACATTCCCTTCATTTATAGGAGTAGCTCTTTATAGACTAGAGTCCAATATAAGAAATTCTACAATTTTAGGAATTATTGGTGCTGGTGGAATAGGTACTCTTTTGAATATGAATATAATTTGGAGAAATTGGGAAAATGTAGGAATGATGATACTTGTTATAGGTTTAATGATTGGTAGTATAGATACTATAAGTAGAAAAATCAGAATGAGAATGAAGTGA
- a CDS encoding SIS domain-containing protein — protein MSKYSEMLKFNEQEYRTSADLIREARLIAEAAADEISKKGYKNIFFTAVGGSLAPMLAMGEIAKQLTDIPVFVEQAAELLVRGHKSLCKDSVIITLSKSGDTKETVAIAKWCQENGMDVVCCTKNPESPLAKASKYVIPMRHENGVEYEYMLLYWLFLRLLKNSGDFKDYDEFADQLMKLPENLLEAKYKFDPVAKEAAKNYYKEPYMIWVGDGETWGETYLFSMCLLEEMQWLRTKSVTSSEFFHGTLELVEDDVCVFLVKGSGKCRVLDDRAERFLKEHTKKLTVIDTMDFTLEGIDEKYRWIIAPTIASTVLVDRLAFHFEDNTKHSLDIRRYYRQFDY, from the coding sequence ATGTCTAAATATTCAGAAATGTTAAAATTCAACGAACAAGAGTACAGAACAAGTGCAGATTTAATCAGAGAGGCTCGTCTAATAGCAGAGGCAGCTGCAGATGAAATTTCTAAAAAAGGATATAAAAACATATTTTTTACAGCAGTAGGTGGAAGTTTAGCTCCAATGTTAGCAATGGGAGAAATAGCAAAACAATTAACTGATATTCCTGTATTTGTAGAACAAGCAGCAGAGTTATTAGTAAGAGGACATAAATCATTATGTAAAGATTCAGTAATTATAACACTTTCTAAGTCAGGGGATACTAAAGAGACTGTAGCAATAGCAAAATGGTGTCAAGAAAATGGAATGGATGTAGTTTGTTGTACTAAAAATCCAGAATCACCACTTGCAAAGGCTTCAAAATATGTTATTCCAATGAGACATGAAAATGGAGTAGAATACGAATACATGTTACTATATTGGTTATTCTTAAGATTATTAAAAAATAGTGGTGACTTTAAAGATTATGATGAGTTTGCAGATCAATTAATGAAACTTCCAGAAAACTTATTAGAAGCAAAATATAAATTTGATCCAGTAGCAAAAGAAGCAGCTAAAAATTATTATAAAGAACCATATATGATATGGGTTGGAGATGGAGAAACATGGGGAGAAACTTATCTATTCTCAATGTGTTTATTGGAAGAGATGCAATGGTTAAGAACAAAATCTGTAACTAGTTCAGAGTTCTTCCATGGAACATTAGAATTAGTAGAAGATGATGTGTGTGTATTCTTAGTAAAAGGTTCAGGAAAATGTAGAGTATTAGACGATAGAGCAGAGAGATTTTTAAAAGAGCATACTAAAAAATTAACTGTAATTGATACTATGGACTTTACTCTTGAAGGAATAGATGAGAAATATCGTTGGATAATAGCACCTACAATAGCTTCAACAGTATTAGTAGATCGTTTAGCATTCCACTTTGAAGATAACACAAAACATAGTTTAGATATAAGACGTTATTATAGACAATTTGATTATTAA
- a CDS encoding SIS domain-containing protein: MAEVKETMLTNIYREKEILEKIFNEFKEKNKDLLFSLKEKQLKNILILATGSSMNAALTIKYTLEENLKTVVFIEEPFNYTNYGMIDNEFDLIIGISQSGRSASTIKALEKIKSKTKAETLVITSNLSSPIVEYSDYILELNMEIENVGFVTKGFTATVLNIILFSLYLGKMKELVSVEKFNNNIFQIKKIIEKIPKIILKTENYFETNKLLLEKGERFICIGYGPSTGIAKEFETKFTETVRYPSQGFELESYMHGPYLEANKKHYIFYLNSKGIFSQRLLLLKQYMEKYVGFSSVIGFAKEDFKNINFELNEEIDENLLVILLVIPIQILSYRIANLKGINLEVRIFDDFDKVLKSKIN; this comes from the coding sequence ATGGCAGAAGTAAAAGAAACTATGTTAACAAATATCTATAGAGAAAAAGAAATTTTAGAAAAAATATTTAATGAATTTAAAGAAAAAAATAAAGATCTATTATTTTCTTTAAAAGAAAAACAGTTAAAAAATATTTTGATATTGGCAACGGGTTCATCAATGAATGCAGCATTAACAATAAAATATACATTAGAAGAAAATTTAAAGACAGTTGTTTTTATTGAAGAACCGTTTAATTATACTAACTATGGAATGATTGATAATGAATTTGATTTAATAATTGGAATTTCACAGAGTGGAAGAAGTGCTTCTACTATAAAAGCTTTAGAAAAGATTAAATCTAAAACTAAAGCAGAGACATTGGTTATAACGTCAAATTTAAGTAGTCCTATAGTAGAGTATAGTGATTATATATTAGAATTGAATATGGAAATAGAAAATGTAGGATTTGTAACAAAAGGATTTACAGCTACAGTGTTAAATATAATACTATTCTCCTTATATTTAGGAAAAATGAAAGAGTTGGTTTCAGTAGAGAAGTTTAATAATAATATTTTTCAAATAAAAAAAATAATAGAAAAAATTCCAAAAATCATTTTAAAAACAGAGAATTATTTTGAAACTAATAAACTTTTATTAGAAAAAGGAGAAAGATTTATATGTATAGGTTATGGACCTAGTACAGGAATTGCTAAAGAATTTGAAACTAAATTTACAGAAACGGTTAGATATCCTTCACAGGGATTTGAGTTAGAATCGTATATGCATGGACCATATTTAGAAGCAAATAAAAAACACTATATATTTTATTTGAATTCGAAAGGGATATTTTCTCAAAGATTACTATTACTAAAACAATATATGGAAAAATATGTAGGTTTTTCTTCTGTAATTGGATTTGCAAAAGAAGATTTTAAAAATATAAATTTTGAATTGAATGAAGAGATAGACGAGAATCTATTAGTAATTTTATTAGTAATTCCAATTCAAATATTGAGCTATAGAATTGCGAATTTAAAAGGGATAAATTTAGAAGTTAGAATTTTTGATGATTTTGATAAAGTATTAAAAAGCAAAATAAATTAA
- a CDS encoding PTS system mannose/fructose/sorbose family transporter subunit IID, translated as MKTSNKITDKDLNRVFLRSFSMEFSWNYERQMSLAYVYAMIPALKKLYADNREGLIKALKRHLEFFNMTPHIVTLMLGISIAMEKENSESDSFDENSINNIKTALMGPLSGIGDSFFWGTLRLIATGIGTSLALKGNILGPIIFLLIFNIPHIIIRYIFTKMGYRLGTEFLSRLEKTGTMKKVTYGASILGLIVIGAMTSQMVSLTTPLAIGQGEGAVVVQNILNDIMPGILPLATFGAVYYLLGKNVKPLTILLGMAIFGILGSFIGIF; from the coding sequence ATGAAGACTTCTAATAAAATAACAGATAAAGATTTGAATAGAGTTTTTTTAAGATCATTTAGTATGGAATTCAGTTGGAACTATGAGAGACAGATGAGTTTGGCATATGTATATGCAATGATTCCAGCACTAAAAAAATTATATGCTGATAACAGAGAGGGATTAATAAAAGCATTAAAAAGACATTTGGAATTTTTTAATATGACTCCTCATATTGTAACTTTAATGTTAGGAATTTCTATAGCTATGGAAAAAGAAAATTCAGAGTCGGATAGTTTTGATGAGAATTCTATAAATAATATAAAAACAGCTTTAATGGGTCCTCTTTCAGGAATAGGAGATTCATTCTTCTGGGGAACTTTAAGATTGATTGCAACAGGAATAGGAACATCACTAGCACTAAAAGGAAATATATTAGGACCAATAATATTTTTACTAATATTTAACATTCCACATATTATTATTCGTTATATTTTTACAAAGATGGGGTATAGATTAGGGACTGAGTTTTTAAGTAGATTAGAGAAAACAGGAACAATGAAAAAAGTTACTTATGGAGCTTCAATCTTAGGACTTATTGTAATTGGGGCAATGACCTCTCAAATGGTAAGTTTAACAACACCATTAGCAATTGGTCAAGGGGAAGGTGCAGTAGTAGTTCAGAATATATTAAATGATATTATGCCAGGAATATTACCATTAGCTACTTTTGGTGCAGTATATTATTTATTAGGGAAAAATGTAAAACCATTAACAATTTTATTAGGAATGGCTATATTTGGAATCTTAGGATCTTTTATAGGAATATTCTAG
- a CDS encoding PTS mannose/fructose/sorbose/N-acetylgalactosamine transporter subunit IIC, with product MITAFLLGLIAFVSQCEYALGTSLICRPIVTGLLTGIVMGDIKAGVIMGATLELAFIGSFSVGGSLPPDVITGGILAIAFSIASKSGVETVLLLALPIATFTLIMKNLYNGIIIPMLLHKADDYASEGNCKGIERMHLLSGFGLSLLLGVITFVAFYLGGDVITNLLKMIPTFVQRGLEVATGIIPALGFAMLARLLLNKELVVYLFLGFFIAAYTGIPLTGIAIFGAILAIILVNVSSNGVGVRETVSNTQGGELEDEDF from the coding sequence ATGATAACAGCATTTTTATTGGGGTTAATTGCTTTTGTTTCTCAATGTGAGTATGCATTAGGAACAAGTTTAATTTGTAGACCAATAGTTACAGGTTTATTAACTGGAATTGTAATGGGAGATATTAAAGCAGGAGTTATAATGGGAGCTACATTAGAATTGGCTTTCATTGGATCGTTTTCAGTTGGAGGTTCTTTACCACCAGATGTAATAACAGGAGGAATATTAGCAATAGCTTTTTCAATAGCTTCAAAATCTGGAGTTGAAACAGTTTTATTGTTAGCCTTACCAATTGCAACATTCACACTGATAATGAAAAATTTGTACAATGGAATTATAATACCAATGTTGTTGCATAAAGCTGATGACTATGCAAGTGAAGGAAATTGTAAAGGAATTGAGAGAATGCATCTTTTATCTGGATTCGGGTTATCTCTATTATTAGGAGTGATCACTTTTGTTGCCTTTTATTTAGGAGGGGATGTAATTACTAACTTATTAAAAATGATACCTACTTTTGTTCAAAGAGGATTAGAAGTGGCAACAGGAATAATCCCTGCACTAGGATTTGCAATGTTAGCAAGATTACTTTTAAATAAAGAGTTAGTTGTTTATCTATTCTTAGGATTTTTTATAGCTGCATATACAGGAATACCATTAACAGGAATAGCTATATTTGGTGCCATATTAGCTATAATTTTAGTAAATGTTTCATCTAATGGAGTTGGAGTTCGTGAAACTGTTTCAAATACTCAAGGAGGTGAATTAGAAGATGAAGACTTCTAA
- a CDS encoding PTS sugar transporter subunit IIB, whose amino-acid sequence MIVLTRVDHRLLHGQVAFSWTNNIGADCILIANDDVVNNELRKTTMKLAKPQGVKLVIKSIKDSIEALKSGVTDKYKLFIVVESVKDAYLLANEVEEIKQINLGGTKAADGTRNISKAVNLFPEDETMLNQLKNKNIEIEIRQVPTDSKIIF is encoded by the coding sequence ATGATAGTTTTAACAAGGGTAGACCATAGATTATTACATGGACAGGTAGCTTTTTCATGGACAAATAATATAGGAGCAGATTGTATTTTAATTGCTAATGATGACGTGGTAAATAATGAGTTGAGAAAAACTACTATGAAGTTAGCAAAACCTCAAGGAGTAAAATTAGTAATAAAGAGTATAAAAGACTCTATTGAAGCTTTAAAATCAGGTGTAACAGATAAATATAAATTATTTATAGTAGTAGAGTCAGTTAAAGATGCTTACTTATTGGCTAACGAAGTAGAAGAGATAAAACAAATAAACTTAGGTGGAACTAAAGCTGCTGATGGGACTAGAAATATATCTAAAGCAGTAAATCTTTTTCCAGAAGATGAAACAATGTTGAATCAGTTAAAAAATAAAAATATAGAGATAGAAATTCGTCAGGTTCCAACAGATAGCAAAATAATTTTTTAA
- a CDS encoding PTS sugar transporter subunit IIA, with the protein MKFLMATHGNFAKGIKESIELVLGKFQNLNELSCYTNKEFDLEKEIEKIINGVNGEELIVVTDIYGGSVNNGFLQKLENHKNIHVVSGLNLPLMIELLSEQDGYTTARELIMKSLENIKNEIKYCNLEIDKMVEDEEF; encoded by the coding sequence ATGAAGTTTTTAATGGCTACACATGGAAATTTTGCAAAAGGAATAAAAGAATCCATTGAGCTTGTTTTAGGAAAATTTCAAAATTTAAATGAATTAAGTTGTTATACAAATAAGGAATTCGATTTAGAAAAAGAGATAGAGAAAATTATAAATGGAGTTAATGGAGAAGAGTTAATAGTAGTTACAGATATTTATGGTGGAAGTGTGAATAATGGATTCTTACAGAAGTTAGAAAATCACAAGAATATACATGTTGTTTCAGGATTAAATTTACCTTTAATGATTGAGTTGTTGAGTGAACAAGATGGTTATACAACAGCTAGAGAGTTAATTATGAAATCTTTAGAAAATATAAAAAATGAAATAAAATACTGTAATTTAGAAATAGATAAAATGGTGGAAGATGAAGAGTTTTAA
- a CDS encoding replication initiation protein, protein MDKIFLKNNHNLDLELSYYKKFSKNDHLFKQYLIKNILLLKQNTFTFSQEEILNLLKLAHGESFDEFLNKFFMKKIYLKYNIRSNDQYSFLGISPILSFSKIGTTYSITLSDTFFNIILEKEDLSKKLQLRTLLSFSNPSVQKIYILLKASKHLVINLDELKELFNIEDSYERFYDLEKKIILPTINEIKNITSFEIDYKKIKKNIAKNSKVTSIELSIINIEASEILLKKIIKYSNNIPLIKKLFYKYSSIYNFEDITLNIEYAIKHYKDDFDSYLIKSIKYNYAKNKFKNKIRDLVKKYKLIININQKYESLEEFRNSLFEEIKRNKIIKLQLNLNLLKFSYINSPNIINNKIYTCFYQELNIDNFCYYEDEQWIILGEFNGNISSNIAILKKY, encoded by the coding sequence ATGGATAAAATTTTTTTAAAAAATAATCACAATTTAGACTTAGAGTTATCATATTATAAAAAATTTTCTAAAAACGATCATCTTTTTAAACAATATCTTATTAAAAATATTCTTTTATTAAAACAAAACACTTTTACATTTTCACAAGAAGAAATATTAAACTTACTTAAACTTGCTCATGGAGAGAGTTTTGATGAATTTTTAAATAAATTTTTTATGAAAAAAATCTATTTAAAATATAATATTCGTTCAAATGATCAATACTCATTTTTAGGAATATCTCCTATACTCTCTTTTTCAAAAATTGGTACTACATATAGCATTACTTTAAGTGATACTTTTTTTAACATAATCTTAGAAAAAGAAGATCTTTCAAAAAAATTACAACTAAGAACTCTCCTTAGTTTTTCTAATCCTTCTGTTCAAAAAATTTATATATTACTTAAAGCTAGTAAACATCTTGTTATTAATTTAGATGAATTAAAAGAGCTTTTTAACATTGAAGATAGCTATGAAAGATTTTATGATCTTGAAAAAAAGATCATTCTACCAACTATAAATGAGATAAAAAATATAACTTCTTTTGAAATTGATTATAAAAAAATCAAAAAAAATATCGCTAAAAATAGTAAGGTTACAAGCATTGAACTCTCTATAATCAATATTGAGGCTAGTGAAATTTTATTAAAGAAGATTATTAAATATTCAAATAATATTCCTCTAATAAAAAAATTATTTTATAAATACTCCTCTATTTATAATTTTGAAGATATTACTCTTAATATTGAATATGCTATCAAACACTATAAAGATGATTTTGATTCTTACTTGATCAAGTCAATAAAATACAACTATGCTAAAAATAAATTTAAAAATAAAATTAGAGATCTTGTTAAAAAATATAAGCTAATAATTAATATTAATCAGAAATACGAATCTTTAGAGGAATTTAGAAATAGCTTATTTGAAGAGATAAAAAGAAATAAAATTATAAAATTACAACTTAATCTAAATTTATTGAAATTTAGTTATATTAATTCTCCAAATATCATAAATAATAAAATTTATACTTGTTTTTATCAAGAACTTAATATTGATAACTTTTGTTATTATGAAGATGAACAATGGATTATTTTAGGAGAGTTTAACGGAAATATTTCTAGTAATATTGCTATTTTAAAAAAATATTAA